The genomic stretch TGCGGAGGTGCTCGCCGGGCTGGACCCGGCCGACCGTGACCTGCTGCGGCGCGCGGCGGTCGCCGACACCGTCTGCGCCGGTCTGGCGGTGGCGCTGACCGGCGACGGCGACGCCGAGGGCCGACTCGGCGTGCTCGCGGAGCAGGCCGGGCTGCTGCACCCCGACGGCGGCAGTCCGGTGTGGTACCGGTGCCATCCGCTGCTGGCCGACCTGCTGCACCGCGAACTGGCCCGGCTGCCCGCCGAGGAACAGCGTGACCTGCACCTGCGCGCGGCGAGCTGGTATGCCGGCAACAGCCGCCCGGCCGACGCACTGCGGCACGCGCTCACCGCCGGCGACTGGTTGACCGCCACCGACCTGTTCGTGACCGGCTGGCCGGAGCTGGCGTACGAGCGGAGCGGCCCGACCGGGCCGGCGCCGCCGCCCCCGGCGGAGGCGGTGTCGCGTGACCCGGAACTCGCGCTGGCCTGCGCCGCCCAGCGGGCTCTCGACGGCGACGCCGACGCGGCCCACCACCACCTGCGGCTCGCCGCCGGGCACGCCCGCGCCCTGCCGGAACCGCGCCGCAGCCGGTTCGCCCGGCTGGTCGCCGCCGTCGAGCTCACCCTGGCCCGGCTGGCCGGCGACCCCGAGGCGATACGCGCCGCCGCCGCCCGCCTGCTCGCCACCCGCCCGACCGCCACGCCGCGCGACCCGGACGGCTCAGCGGTCCGGCCGCCGGACGAGGGCGCGGCGGTCCGCCCCGACGGGCTACGGGCGGCCGCCGGGGACGACGCCGACGTGCGGACGGTGGCCGGTACCGCCTCGGCGCTGGCCGCCCTCGACGCCGGTGACCTGGCCAGTGCGGCGGGCGGGTTCGCCGCGGCCCTGGCGGCGGCGCGGTCGGCGCGACGCCCGCGCACCGAACTCGTCTGCGCCAGCCGGTCGGCGTTGCTCGCGGCGCTGCGCGGGGAGCTGCGCGCGGCCGAGGAGGCGGCCCGTGCGGCGCTGGCCCTGCCGCCGTGCCAGGGCTGGTCGGCGCAGCTCGACTGCGGGTACGCCTACCTGGCATTGGCCCTGGTGGCGCTGCACCGGGACCAGCCCGCGGAAGCCGAGGCGAACCTGGTGCTGGCGACACCGGCGGGCCACGAGGCGGTGGCCGGCGTGGTGGCCGCCTGGTGCCGGGCGTGCCTGCGGCACGACGAGGGGGATCTCGCCGTGGCCCACCGCCTGCTGGTGGAGGCCCGGGGCCACTGGTCCGGCCGGGGCGGTGAGCTGGAGTCCTGGCTGCGGGCGGCCGAGACGGATCTGCACCGTGCCCGGGGTGACGTGGCGACGGCCCGGGACCTGGCCGGTGACCACCCGGACGCGCCGACGGCGGTGGCCGCCGCCCGGGTCGAACTACGGGCCGGTGACCCTCGCGCCGCCGCCCGCCTGCTGCCGGACTGGTCGGCGCCGTCGTCGGCCGACTGGCCGCTGCCGGTACGCCTGGACGCCGCACTGCTCGACGCGCTGCTCGCCGCCAGTGGCGGCGACGAACGCCGGGCCGGCCGGACGGTGGAGCAGGCGCTCGACCTGGCCGCACCGGACGGGTACCGGCGACCGTTCACCCGGGCCGAGCCGGGCCTGCGGGACCTGCTCGCCGCCCACCTGGACTCCGGTACGGCGCACTGGCCGACGGTCAGTGACCTGGTCCGTGCCGTCGACGTGCCGGACGGGCGGACGCCGGCGGGCGCTCCGGGGGCGGCACTGGACGAGCCGTTGACCGAGCGGGAGCTGACCATCCTGCGGTACCTGCAGAGCATCCTGTCCAACGTGGAGATCGCGGCCGAGCTGTCCGTCTCGGTGAACACCGTCAAGACGCACGTCCGCAACATCTACCGCAAGCTGGACGCCACCCGTCGCCGGGACGCCGTCCGCCGGGCCCGGCAGCTGCGCCTCATCTGACCCGCGAGCACGGCGGTGGCGGGTGGGTCGACGCCCACCGGCCACCGTCGGACCGCGCCCGGCCGGTGGTCAGCCGGTGGCGTCGTCGACCACGGTCAGGAGGGTGCCCGGGTCGAAGTCGCCGTCGTGGCGGTCGCCATTGACGAACAGGGTGGGACTGGCGTCCACGCCGCTGCGGATCGCGCCGACGAAGTCCTGCCGGATCCGGTCACCGCCGGCGTGCCGCCCGATCTCCGCCTCCACCTCGTCGACCGGCAGGCCGAGCTGCTCGACGCCCAGCGTCAGGTGCACCGGGTCGAGTTGGTCCTGGTGCTCGTAGAGCCAGTCGTGCATCTCCCAGAACCGCCCACGCCGGCCGGCGGCCTCCGCCGCCTCGGCGGCCCGTTCCGCGTACGGGTGGATGTTCGCGATGGGGAAGTGGCGATAGACCAGGCGTACGGCGTCGGCCCGCTGCCGCAGCACCTCCCGCAGATTGCGGTGGGCCGTGCCGCAGAACGGGCACTGGAAGTCGCCGTACTGGACGACCGTCACCGGCGCGTCCACCGGACCCCGGACGTGGTCGTGCTCCGTGACGGGTGTGCGGAGCCGCGCAGTGACCTGCAGTGGCGTGGTCAGCCGATCGGTCATACCCGCCAGTCTCGTGCCCGGCCGGGTGAGGGTGGGTCACCCGGCCGGGGTGGTTGCCGCCGCGGCCGGACACCTCGGCCCGGCACGGGGCGACTCAGCTCAGCACCGGGGCGACCGCGATGTGGTTCTGCACCTCGCGGATGCCGGGCGCGGACCAGACGACCCGTTCGACCTCGGCGCGTTCCGGCATCGAGTGCGCCAACCCGCTCAGCAGCACCGTGGCGCCGTGTACGCGTACCGTCACCTGCTCGGCGGCGCGGCGCTGGTACTCCCACTCGACCTCGCCGTGCAGGGTGACCCAGCCCTGCGAGACCGTCACGTCGATCTGCTCTACCGGCACGAACGCGTGCCACTGGAGGGCGTGCGCGACGGCGGCGGCGATCTCCGGGTCGGTGCGCTCCGCGCCGGTGGCCGTCCGCAGGGCGAGGTCGTTGGCGACCGCCCGGACCTGCGCCACCCGGTGGGCGGCCCGCTCCGCCGCCCACTTCTTGGCGTAGCCGTCCACCCGTCCGGTGAGCGTCACCACGCCCTCCGCGACGGTCACCCCGATCTCGTGCGGCTGGACCCGGGGCTCCCAGTCGAGTTCGTCGCGCACCGCGGTCCGGATGTGCTCGTCGGTGCGGTGGATCGTCGAGATGCCGACCATCTCCTCGCTCCTCTCGTGGCGGCGGGGTGCGGACCGGATCCGGGTCCGCCGGGACCGAGCCTGGTGTCGGCCCGGATGATCCGGCATCACCCGGCTCGGACGAGATGCCCGGAGCGATGTTAGGAAGGGTCCCCTGCTATGCACGAGGCGTTGGCAGGGGACCCTTCCTAACACATTCGCCGGTCGGGACGGCGTCGTCAGGTGAGCGGGTCGGCGGGGGAGTCCGGACGCTCGACGTCCACGAACTCGATGTCGTCGACCGCCTGGTCGCGGCTGCCGACGGCCCGCGCGGCACTGCCGGCGGCCCAGCCGATCGCGGCACCGACCAGGGCCGCGCCGATCAGCAGGGTCCAGGGCAGCGCGGGGCGGCGCCCGGTGAGCGCGTCGAAGGCGAGGCTGGCCCGGTGCCGCGCCTCCTCGGCGGCCGAGCCGACCAGGTCACCGGCGTCGTCGGCGAAGCCGGCTGAGGTGTGCCGGGCCGAGCGGGCGGCGTCCCGGATGCTGTCGCCGGCCGAGACGAGGTGTTGCCACGCCTGGTCCGTGATCTGTTCCGGCTTGCTGCGACGGGCCAGCAGGTTGCTTCCGAACATGTGGTTCCCTCCTCGACAGTGCCGAAGCCGGTGGCCGGGGCAGACCTCGGACGTCGGCGGTTCGCCACCGACGCTGTGCCCCGCCGGACGCCACCGCAAACCGCGAAGCATCGTGTCGTCCCTTCGTCCTGGTCGTCGTCGGTGATGCTGGGCACACCCCGCCATCGGCGCCCGCCGGGACGCAGGTCAGATCGTCGGCCGAGGGGCACGCCGGGTGCCGGACATCGGACGGGCGAGCCGATGCCCGCTACCCTGGTTCGTCGGTGCGGGCCTCGGCTTGCACCGAGCAATAGGACGCATAAGTCCGGATATGGGTGATTTGACGCGCCGATGTCCGCGAATTGCTCATCCCGAGGGGTGGCGACCGAGGCCGTCGGAGGAATACTCTCGGTCGCGGCCCGCGTACTGATGAGGCGCCCGTCGTACGGGCGAGTGGAGGTGCTCGCGTGAGCCTGTCGATCCTGCAGACGGTTCGGCCTGGTGGTGTCATCGAGATCGCCCCTCGGGGCGAGATCGACGTCGACACCGCGTACGAAGTGAAAGAGGCCATCGCCGAAGTGCTGGCCAAGGGGCGGCCGACCCGGATCGAGCTCAACATGCGGCTGGTCACCTTCATCGACTCGGTGGGCATTAGCGCGATGGTCGCCGGCTTCCAGACGGCAGAGGTCAGCGGCGTGAAGCTGATCGTCACCCAACCCAGTCGGTTCGTGCACCGACAGCTCTGGGTGACCGGCCTGCTCGGCCTCTTCGGCGCACCGGAGCCGTACTACGCCGGTGCCGCCGCCACCCCCGAGGTCCTCCCCGGCGGCTGACCGTCAGTCGCCGTCGAGGCCGGACAGGTTCACGTCGGCCACCTCGGTGACGGCGCGCACCGCCGTCACCGTCGCGTACCCGTCAGCCAGCCACGCCAGGTCGGTACCCGGCTGCACCGCCTGACCGGGTTCCTCCAGCGCGGTACGCACGAAACCGTGGCCGGACTCGGCGACGGTCATCTGCACCTGACCGAAGGTGGCCAGCCCGGCCCGGCGTACGCCACGCAGCCGGCCCAGCGGCACGTCCGGCGAGTTGACGTTGAGTACGCTCTCCACCGGCCCGGCGGTCAGCCGGGGGAGCAGGTCCAGGGCCACGTGTGCGGCGGTGGCCCAGTTCCGTTCGGCGTCGCGTACCCGGGCTGCGGCGGCCACCGCGGCACCCCCGCTGACGGCGGTGGCCTCACCGGCCGAGAGCACGTCCAGTGACACCGCCAACGCCCGGCAGCCGTTGGCGGCAGCCGTGAACGCCGCGCCCACGGTGCCGGAGTGCAGCACCGCCCGGCCCGCGTTCGCTCCCCGGTTGATGCCGGAGAGCAGCACCGACGGCGGCGGCCCGAACGCGCCGTGCACGGCGATCAACGCGATGAAGCCGGGCGATCCGCCGACCCCGAAGGCCGGCACCCCGTCCAGCTCCGCCAGCGGGTGCTCGCGGACCACCACCTGCCCGTCCTGCTCGATCGCGCTCATCGCGGCGCTGGTGCCGCTCGCCTCCTCCAGCGGTGCGGCGACCACCACGTCCAGCCCCCGGTCGACCGCGGCCCGGGCCAGCGCCTGGATGCCCGGCGCGGCGATCCCGTCGTCGTTGGTGATCAGCACACGCAAGGTCATGCGCCACCCACCCGCTGGGCCAACTCGTCCGGGGTGGTGCGTTCCTGCGGGCGGATGCCGGCCGGCTCCAGGCGCACCCGGTCCACCAGCCCGGTGATCGAGTCGAGCCGACCGGTGCCCAGCCCGTGCCGGGTGACGTTCAGTGCGCCGGCCGCCGCGCCGGTCCGGATCGCCGTCCGTACGTCACCTCCACGGGCCACCACGGCGGCCACGCTGGCGGTCATCGAGTCACCCGCGCCGCGTGGGTCAGCCGCCTCCAAGCGGGGCATCCGCACCTCGAACACCTCGCCGTCGACGAGTGCCAGCGCCGGCTTGTCGGCCCGGCTGACCACCACGTTCTCGGCACCGGTGGCGTGCAGGTCGTAGATCGCCCGGGTGAGCTGCTCCTCGTCGTCCTCGGCCGCGCGGCCGTCGGCGATCAGCTCCTCGTGGCTGACCTTGACGAAGAAGACCCCACTCTCCAGCACTGCCGTCAGGTGGTCGCCACTGAGGTCCACCACCACCCGGCTGCCGTTGGCGCCGAGGTCGGCGGCGAAGCGCCGGTACAGGTCGGCGGGGACCAGCGACGGGTCGTTCGGGCCGCTGAGTACGCTCACCGCCGCGCGCAGCCCCTCGCCGAGCGCCAGGTTGTAGAGCTCGTCCAGCTCGTGCCGGCTCAGCGGCTGCCCGGTCACGTCGACGATCTCCTGGCGGGTGCCCTCGCGACGGTCGTGCACGTACCCGCCGCTGCCGCCGGAGTCCCGCGCCACCACCTTGAGGTCGACGCCCTCGCTGACCAGCAGCGGCTCCAGCACCTGCCCGATCTCGCCGCCGAGCGCGGTGCAGAGCACCACGTCGACGCCGTGCGACAGCACCATCCGGGCCTGCCAGATGCCCTGTCCGCCGGGGTGCAGGTGTAGCTCCGGAGTCTCGTTGGGCTGGTCGATCGTGACCGTGAGCAGGGGCGTCGGCGCGAAGACCATCACATGTCCGGTCGTGGCGCTCATGACGCACCGTCGCACTGGGCCCGTTGCGGTCCACTCATAACCGTTCCTCCCGCTCGCCCGCGAAATGTCCGCTTCGATGTCGACGGTAACGAAGGTGGCGCGAGAACGCGCGGCGACGGGCGGGGCGCGCCCGAGGCGACCGGGCCGGGGGCGGGAACGACGACGCCGGGTGGGTCGACCCCGTGGGGGCGCTCCACCCGGCGTGCGCGGGTCAGTACACCGACAGGTGCACGTGGTTGGTGTGGTCGCTGGACGGGTCGCCACGCGCGCCGCTGTACGTGCGCCAGCCGCTGCTCGGCAGCCAGATCTGCTTGTACCAGATCACGTAGAGCACGGCGAGACGGTCGGCGTTGTTGACGTAGAACGCCGCCAGGTTGTTGCCGTACGTCCGGTCGCCGCCGGTGGCGACCCCGCCGAAGCCGTTCTTCTGCGCCGCGAAGTCGCAGGCCCGACCCTTCGGGTGCTCACCCGAGCCGCCCGCGCGGTAGCAGGAGACGTACCGGGTGAAGCCGGCCGCCTTGGCCTGGTTGAGCGCGTGCAGGGTGCGCGGGGTGATGCAGCCGTTGGCCGGTGTGGGGTCGTTGACGCTGCACGACTCGGCCGGCCAGGATCCGTTGGCGTTGCGCGGCGCCGGCTTGGCCGTGGGGCTGCTGGAACCGCTGCTGCGTGCGGGAGCCCGGCTGGCCGCCCGCTCCTCCGCCGCGGCCCGTTCGGCCCGCTCGTTGGCCACGGTCAGCGAGCGCTCGGCCTGCTCCTTGCGCTTGGCCATCACGGCCACCTGCTTGCGCTGCTCCTGCACCTCGACGTCGAGGGCCTGCTTGGTCTTGCTGACCTCGTCCCGGGTGGTCCGCAGGTCGTGCAGCGCGCGTTCCTCGTTGGCCGCCACCGCGTCCAGGGCCGCCGCGCGGTCCATGAAGCCGGCCGGGGAACCGCTGTTGAGCAGCGCCGACGCGGCACCGAGCCGGCCACTGCGGTACGCCTGCGCGGCGATCTCAGCGACCTTCGTGCTGCGTTCGGTGAGCTGACCCTCGGTCGTGGTGAGCTGCTCGGCAAGCTTCTTCTGCCGGTCGACCGAGCGGTCCAGCGCGGTCTTCGCGTCGAGGTAACCCTTGCTGGCCGCCTCCAACTGGGCGCGGAGCGCCGGGGTGCCGCCCTCGTCACCGACGTCACCGGGTGCCGCGGAGGCGGCGCTGAACGGTGCGAGCGCGGCGCCCAGGGCGAGGGCGAGCCCTGCGGCGATCAGGGCCGCCGTACGGGCGGCCGGTCTCACGGTTGCCACTGCTGGCATGCACATGTCCTTCCGTCAGCCGCCGACCGGGTTAGCTGACGGGTTCGGGACGGAAGATCCCTACCGCTGGACGCGGATGCACCCCTGGAACATGGTTCCCCGGTTCGCCCTCGCGGGCGATTAGGCGGCGATCACCGCCGGCACCGGTGGGTGCCGCCTGGCGGAGACCGGGTACGAGCCTACCGGTGCTGGTGGGACCGGCGCAGCCGGTGTGACTCGTGGTGTTCGCCTGGTCACCAGTAAACCAGACATAAGGGATTCTTGTCGCTTTTCGCTTCAGTGGGGGTCGGCGGTCCGGGTCAGCCGATCGGGTCGATCGTGGTCAACCGCTGGGTGGCCCGGGACAGGGCGACGTAGAGCGTGCGGACGCCGGAACCGGGATCGGCACGGATCTCGCCGGGGGCGACCAGCACCACGCCGTCGTACTCCATGCCCTTGGCCTCCAGGCTGGTCACCACCTGGAGACGCTCGCCGCCGAGCCCGCCCAGCCAGGCCGCGACCTCGTCCCGGCGCGGCACCGGAGTGATCAACCCGACGGTGCCCTCGACCTCGCCGAGCAGCGCGCTCGCCGCGGTCAGCACGCTGGTCTCCAGCTCCGCCGCCGGCACCACCAGCTCCACCGGGTCGACCCCGGTGGCGCGCACCGCGGTGGGCAGGGCCAGCTCCGGGTACGCCCGCCGGATCTCGGCCGCCGCCACGGCGAAGATCTCCGCCGAGTTGCGGTAGTTGGTGGTGAGCGTGAACCGGTGCCGACGGCGGCGACCCAACGCCTGGTCCCGGGCCCGGGACAGCTCCTGCGGATCCCCCGTCCACGCGGTCTGCGCCGGGTCGCCCACCACCGTCCACGAGGCCAGCCGGCCGCGCCGGCCGATCATCCGCCACTGCATCGGTGACACGTCCTGCGACTCGTCCACCACCACGTGCGCGTAGTCCCGGTAGTCCTCGGGCCGTTCCCGGGCCGCCTGGCGAGCCGCCCGCTGCCGGTCGGCGAACGTGCTCAGCTCGCGCACCCCACCGGCGAGCTGGAACGGGTCGCGCTTCGCGCGGGCCGGACGGACCGGTTTGCCGAGCAGCGCGTCCAGCTCGTCGAGCAGCGCCACGTCGGCGACGGTCGGCCCCTCGGCGGCCAGCCCCCGGTACGCCTGCTCCAGCAGCCGGATCTCGGCGCGGGACAGCAGCCCGGCGGCGTACCGGCGCAGCCGCTCCGGATCGGCCAGCCAGCCGAGCACGTGCCGGGGATGCAGCCGGGGCCACCACGCCTTGAGGAAGTCCCGGAAGTCCGTCCGGTCGATCAGTTCGTCCTCGAAGGCCCGCTGCTCGGGCAGCCGGGGAATGCCCAACCGGCGGGCCTGCGCCCAGAGCGCCGCCAGTACGCCGTCGAAGCCGGCCCGGCGCACCTCGTTGCGCCGTGCGCCCCGGGACAGCGCCCGCTCCCGGACGGCGTCCAGTTCGGCCCGCTCCAGCCGCAACAACTGCCCCCGGTAGAGCAGCCGCAGCTCGGCCGGGGAGTCGGGCACACCGTCCCGGGTCGCCCGCTCCAGCAGCCGACGCATCCGCAGCGACCCCTTGACCGCCGCCACCTCGACCGGGTCGGTGCGGGTGGCGACCAGCCCCGGGAAGAGGGTGCCCAACGAGTGCAGGGTGGCGGTGTCCTCACCCAGGGACGGCAGCACCGAGGCGATGTACTCGACGAACACCGAGGACGGGCCGACCACCAGGATGCCGCCCCCGGCGTACCGGCTGCGGTCGGAGTAGAGCAGGTACGCGGCGCGGTGCAGGGCCACCGCCGTCTTGCCGGTGCCCGGACCGCCGGAGACCAGGGTCACCCCGGAACCGGGGGAGCGGATCGCCTCGTCCTGCTCGCGCTGGATGGTCGCCACGATGTCGCGCATGCCCCGGCCGGTGGTCCGGGACAGGTTGGCCAGCAGTGCGCCGTCACCGACGACCGCCATCTCCGCCGGGGCGGTGTCCGGGTCGAGCAGGTCGTCCTCGATCCGGGTGACCCGCTCCCGGCTGGACTGGATCGTCCGGCGGCGCACCACACCCAGCGGCTCGGTCGGGGTGGCCTGATAGAACGGGGCGGCGGCCGGAGCACGCCAGTCGACCACCAGCGTCGCGGCGTCCTCGTCGCGGATGCCGAGCCGTCCGACGTGGAACACCTGCCCGTCGCGCAGGTCGAGACGGCCGAAGACGAGGCCCTCGTACTCGGCGTCGAGCGCGTGGCGGCGCTGCGCGGCGTGGAACACCATCGCGTCCCGCTCGACCAGCGCACCGAAGTTGCCGACCCGGGCCAGCCGGTAGCCGTCCCGCTCGGCGCGGACCGCCGCGCGGCGCAGCTCGGACAGTCGCGCGTACACCCGGTCGAGATGCCGCTGCTCGACGGCGATCTCCTGGTCCAGGGTGCTCTGGTCCACCTCTTCGTTCTCCTCGTCACGCCGGCCCGGCCAACCGCATGAGATTACGCCCCACCTCACGGGCGTGCGGAGGCAGCGTGTCCGAGTGCGATCTCTATCGGCGGCGGGCGCGACCGGCGGCGGAGCGATGGCCGGCGGGCCGGGCGTCGGCGAGAACCTGACGCAGGACGCCGGAGAGGGCGGCGGTCACCTCCTCGGGGCGCTCCATCATCAACATGTGCCCGGCACCGGGGCAGACGGTCAGCTCGGTGGCCGGCAGCGCGGCGGCGATCGACTCCGCGCACGGCGGCGGGGTGAGCCGGTCCCGGTCGCCGACCAGCGCCGCCGCCGGCAGGTGTGCCAGCGCGGCGAGCGTGGCCAGCCGATGCTGGGCACCGAAGGAGGCCCGGAAGCCGCCGATCGAGCGCAGCGAGGCGCGGGCCACCGCCGAGGTCACCAGGCGGATGTCGGTCGGGTCGCAGTGGTCGCCGAAGAGCATCCAGCCGATGCTGGGACGCAGCGCGCGCAGCAGGGCGCGGGGTGGACGCCAGGCCCCGCATCGGGCGAGCACCCCGGCCCCGGTGGTCTCGGCCAGCCGGATGATCCGGGCGATCCGGGGCGACAACCCGTAGACGGTGTGGGTGTGCCCCTCGGCGGTGGTCGAGACGAAGACCAGCCCGGCCACCCGGCGGGCGAAGTGCCCGGGGTGCCGGTGCGCGTACTCCATGATCGTCATGCCGCCCATGGAGTGACCCGCCAGCACCACCCGCCCGGTCGGTGCCACCGTGTCCAGCACCGCGGCCAGGTCGTCGCCGAGCTGGGCCAGCGTCGCCGTGGGCAGCGTCATGCAGCTCGACCGGCCGTGCCCGCGCGCGTCGTAGCTGACCACCCGCACCGACCGGTACGCCGCGCGAAGCGCCGCCACCTGCCGGTGCCAGCTCCGTCCGTCCAGCGTCCAGCCGTGCAGCAGCACCGCCGTGACCTCGGCGTCCGCCGGCCCGTCGGCCTCCACGTGCAGACGTACGTCGTCGCCCAGTCGCACCTCGACCGGATCTGGCATCGCCACCTCCCCAGGCACACGCGGCCGCGTAACACCGGGGATACCCGGTGGTAACACCGGCTACCCGTCATGAGACCACGCGGATCGGGGTGCTGAGAAGATCCCGGAACCGGGCACGTCCCCGGGACGATCGGGTCAAGCTGAGGTCATGGCGGTGTCGCGGACAGCCCGGCCGTCGCCGGGCGGCCGGCGGCACCCCGCGTGCCGCGCTGGCCGACCTGCTCGCCGGCAACCGACGCCTCGTCAGCGGCCAGCCGGTGCACGGGCACGACGTGACCGCCGCCGCCGCGAGCGCCTCCGGCGACCAGCAGCCGTACGCCGTCCTGCTCGGCTGCATCGACTCGCCCCGCCGGAGCGCTGGCCCACCTGATCGACCGGATCGCGCCCGCGGTGACCGAGGTGGGGGGGGCGGGGGTGGGGACGCGCGAACGCCCGCCGGGTGGGCCCGGCGGGCGTTCGTGGTGGTGCGGGAGGTGGGGGCTCAGCCCTCGAAGACGCCGGCCTCGACCAGGCGCTTCTCGGTGGCGTCCCAGCCGTCGCCCGGGTGGGCGGCGTTGAGGCCGTTGATCTCCGCCCGGATCTTGGTGGCGTGCCCGGCGGCAGCCAGCACCCGGATCTCCTCGACGAAGGCCTCGGAGTCGGTACGCAGGTGCGCGGTCTTGCCGTTGGTCAGGTTCCGCACGTAGGCGTGCTTGCCGCCGTTGAGCGGGATGAGGTACTTGAACTCGCCCAGCACGCTGAGTGCGCCACCCTGGCCAGCCTGGCCGGCCCGGACTGACGCGCGCGCGGTCTTAGAGGTGTTGCTCGCCACGGAGGTACTCCTTGCAAGACGTACGGAGGACGGGGAACGTCCGGGGGCTGGTGCGGGCGGTACCGAACGGGTGACCCGCAGAGGCTGTACGCGGCACAGGCCGCCGATGGAACTGTACACGAGCCACGATCCCGGCTGGTCGTCGCGGCGTCACGAGGTGGAACCGCAGTCACCTGTCCGGGTATTCCGACCGGCGGATTTCCCGATTCGCTGGCGCACCATCCGTCACAGGAGTCATCATGTGTTCCTGCAACGCACCCGGTCCGGGTCGAGGTCGTAGGGGAAGACGCACCTCGCTCTCCGGGAGGTCACCGTGCCAACGCGTGGCGTCGTATACGTCCATTCGACCCCGCTCGCCGTGTGTTCACACGTCGAGTGGGCGATCGCGCGCGTCCTTGCCGCGCCGGTCAACCTGCAGTGGACGGCTCAACCCGTCGATCCCGGCGTCCGCCGGGCCGAGTGCGGGTGGTCCGGTCGCCCGGGGACGGGCGCCGAGCTGGCTGCTGCCCTCCGACAGTGGCCGATGATCCGTTTCGAGGTGACCGAGGAGGCCAGTCCGGGCGCCGACGGCGAACGTTTCATGTACGTGCCGGGGCGCGGGTTGTTCCGGGCCACGGTCGGCGCCGCCGGTGA from Micromonospora craniellae encodes the following:
- a CDS encoding helix-turn-helix transcriptional regulator, with product MPDDRNTVRTAGTVGTPAGPPLLASRLTPAVLPRPVVLRPRLARLLDEGVAAPVTLVRAPAGWGKTTLLASWRHAVTEADPDAPAPAWISVEAGDDSDRLWSYLAAALRSVADPVADPAGTPVPDRAPRPDELEVLAAALAARERPVVLVLDDLHRVTDPTALAGLEFLLRHTEQRLRVVAAGRADLPLAVHRLRLAGELTEIGPSELAFTADEVADLLTAHGVAVPAAAVERLRGRTEGWAAALRIAALALHGQPDPARWITQLGADQPEIAGYLRAEVLAGLDPADRDLLRRAAVADTVCAGLAVALTGDGDAEGRLGVLAEQAGLLHPDGGSPVWYRCHPLLADLLHRELARLPAEEQRDLHLRAASWYAGNSRPADALRHALTAGDWLTATDLFVTGWPELAYERSGPTGPAPPPPAEAVSRDPELALACAAQRALDGDADAAHHHLRLAAGHARALPEPRRSRFARLVAAVELTLARLAGDPEAIRAAAARLLATRPTATPRDPDGSAVRPPDEGAAVRPDGLRAAAGDDADVRTVAGTASALAALDAGDLASAAGGFAAALAAARSARRPRTELVCASRSALLAALRGELRAAEEAARAALALPPCQGWSAQLDCGYAYLALALVALHRDQPAEAEANLVLATPAGHEAVAGVVAAWCRACLRHDEGDLAVAHRLLVEARGHWSGRGGELESWLRAAETDLHRARGDVATARDLAGDHPDAPTAVAAARVELRAGDPRAAARLLPDWSAPSSADWPLPVRLDAALLDALLAASGGDERRAGRTVEQALDLAAPDGYRRPFTRAEPGLRDLLAAHLDSGTAHWPTVSDLVRAVDVPDGRTPAGAPGAALDEPLTERELTILRYLQSILSNVEIAAELSVSVNTVKTHVRNIYRKLDATRRRDAVRRARQLRLI
- a CDS encoding DsbA family protein, translating into MTTPLQVTARLRTPVTEHDHVRGPVDAPVTVVQYGDFQCPFCGTAHRNLREVLRQRADAVRLVYRHFPIANIHPYAERAAEAAEAAGRRGRFWEMHDWLYEHQDQLDPVHLTLGVEQLGLPVDEVEAEIGRHAGGDRIRQDFVGAIRSGVDASPTLFVNGDRHDGDFDPGTLLTVVDDATG
- a CDS encoding BON domain-containing protein, which produces MVGISTIHRTDEHIRTAVRDELDWEPRVQPHEIGVTVAEGVVTLTGRVDGYAKKWAAERAAHRVAQVRAVANDLALRTATGAERTDPEIAAAVAHALQWHAFVPVEQIDVTVSQGWVTLHGEVEWEYQRRAAEQVTVRVHGATVLLSGLAHSMPERAEVERVVWSAPGIREVQNHIAVAPVLS
- a CDS encoding STAS domain-containing protein, with amino-acid sequence MSLSILQTVRPGGVIEIAPRGEIDVDTAYEVKEAIAEVLAKGRPTRIELNMRLVTFIDSVGISAMVAGFQTAEVSGVKLIVTQPSRFVHRQLWVTGLLGLFGAPEPYYAGAAATPEVLPGG
- the surE gene encoding 5'/3'-nucleotidase SurE, with translation MTLRVLITNDDGIAAPGIQALARAAVDRGLDVVVAAPLEEASGTSAAMSAIEQDGQVVVREHPLAELDGVPAFGVGGSPGFIALIAVHGAFGPPPSVLLSGINRGANAGRAVLHSGTVGAAFTAAANGCRALAVSLDVLSAGEATAVSGGAAVAAAARVRDAERNWATAAHVALDLLPRLTAGPVESVLNVNSPDVPLGRLRGVRRAGLATFGQVQMTVAESGHGFVRTALEEPGQAVQPGTDLAWLADGYATVTAVRAVTEVADVNLSGLDGD
- a CDS encoding 1-phosphofructokinase family hexose kinase, which encodes MSATTGHVMVFAPTPLLTVTIDQPNETPELHLHPGGQGIWQARMVLSHGVDVVLCTALGGEIGQVLEPLLVSEGVDLKVVARDSGGSGGYVHDRREGTRQEIVDVTGQPLSRHELDELYNLALGEGLRAAVSVLSGPNDPSLVPADLYRRFAADLGANGSRVVVDLSGDHLTAVLESGVFFVKVSHEELIADGRAAEDDEEQLTRAIYDLHATGAENVVVSRADKPALALVDGEVFEVRMPRLEAADPRGAGDSMTASVAAVVARGGDVRTAIRTGAAAGALNVTRHGLGTGRLDSITGLVDRVRLEPAGIRPQERTTPDELAQRVGGA
- a CDS encoding coiled-coil domain-containing protein encodes the protein MPAVATVRPAARTAALIAAGLALALGAALAPFSAASAAPGDVGDEGGTPALRAQLEAASKGYLDAKTALDRSVDRQKKLAEQLTTTEGQLTERSTKVAEIAAQAYRSGRLGAASALLNSGSPAGFMDRAAALDAVAANEERALHDLRTTRDEVSKTKQALDVEVQEQRKQVAVMAKRKEQAERSLTVANERAERAAAEERAASRAPARSSGSSSPTAKPAPRNANGSWPAESCSVNDPTPANGCITPRTLHALNQAKAAGFTRYVSCYRAGGSGEHPKGRACDFAAQKNGFGGVATGGDRTYGNNLAAFYVNNADRLAVLYVIWYKQIWLPSSGWRTYSGARGDPSSDHTNHVHLSVY